A single region of the Fusarium fujikuroi IMI 58289 draft genome, chromosome FFUJ_chr05 genome encodes:
- a CDS encoding related to 2-dehydropantoate 2-reductase — translation MRSILFKFNQPHRLKIATRPRRIWPLASVASVASVRMYSQSPSWLGVCCNDVRPTPTLFAWNLSNLASYHGSDPSTSSASGDSDQRIYVLGVGNLGRLFASSLAQAPDRPPITLVVHRKELLEQWIESDGIEILRQDKLEKNKDFDIEWWTENEPDFGPVREVADGEKLKNLIVLTKASAALPQVDRVRGYLDRNSTVLFAQNGMSKLWPPHGSLYVSHRYHSSHEPNFLACVTTHGVTSQGTFKSFHASQADVVVGAVLPNSISLRKTAYLVKQLLEAPYLEARSVPRGELWILQLEKLVVNAVINPLTAILGCKNGALFTESAGVLARVIDQLLSEASQVLQLLVAHESSAEIIGRQEGRLPGEPETTIDLSPKSLQERFSHPQLKDMIYRVGHKVRENTSSMLQDVRAGRSTEIRDFNGWLVEMAVFLDPGLDVTGHGTLVELVEAGRTLDVDQLGSCFNGSGTDAGK, via the coding sequence ATGCGGTCTATCCTCTTCAAATTTAACCAGCCTCACCGCCTTAAGATTGCTACCCGTCCACGCCGGATTTGGCCTCTCGCTTCAGTCGCTTCAGTCGCTTCAGTCAGAATGTATTCTCAGAGTCCCTCATGGCTGGGAGTTTGTTGCAATGACGTAAGACCGACCCCTACGCTCTTTGCGTGGAACCTGTCAAACCTTGCTTCTTACCATGGTTCTGACCCTTCAACCTCGTCTGCTTCTGGTGATTCCGACCAGCGCATCTACGTCCTAGGAGTAGGTAACTTAGGCCGCCTCTTCGCAAGTTCACTGGCCCAAGCGCCAGACAGGCCTCCAATCACACTGGTTGTTCACAGAAAGGAGCTCTTGGAGCAATGGATCGAGAGTGACGGCATTGAAATCTTGCGTCAGGACAAACtggagaagaacaaagacttCGATATTGAATGGTGGACAGAGAATGAGCCAGATTTCGGCCCAGTGCGAGAGGTTGCCGATGGCGAAAAGCTAAAGAACCTCATCGTCTTGACCAAGGCTTCAGCTGCCCTTCCGCAGGTTGATCGAGTTCGAGGATACTTGGACCGGAACAGCACTGTGTTATTCGCTCAAAACGGAATGTCAAAATTGTGGCCTCCCCATGGATCCTTATACGTTTCCCACCGCTATCATAGCAGCCATGAGCCCAACTTTTTAGCTTGTGTTACAACACATGGAGTGACATCCCAGGGAACATTCAAAAGTTTTCATGCCTCCCAAGCTGATGTTGTCGTCGGAGCGGTTCTCCCGAACTCCATTTCGCTCAGGAAAACAGCTTACTTAGTCAAGCAGCTACTGGAGGCCCCCTACCTAGAGGCTAGGTCTGTGCCTAGGGGAGAACTATGGATTCTGCAATTGGAAAAGCTCGTCGTTAACGCGGTAATCAACCCTTTGACAGCTATTCTGGGGTGCAAAAATGGAGCTCTATTCACTGAATCAGCTGGAGTGCTCGCACGAGTCATTGACCAACTTCTAAGCGAAGCAAGTCAAGTGCTCCAACTTCTAGTGGCCCACGAGAGCAGCGCAGAAATTATTGGACGGCAGGAAGGACGTTTACCAGGCGAGCCAGAGACGACCATCGATCTCTCCCCCAAGAGCCTGCAGGAAAGATTCTCCCATCCTCAGCTGAAGGACATGATCTATCGAGTGGGCCACAAAGTTAGGGAGAACACAAGCTCCATGCTGCAAGACGTGCGTGCCGGCAGATCAACCGAGATCAGGGACTTCAACGGCTGGCTAGTTGAGATGGCAGTGTTCCTAGACCCGGGACTAGACGTTACGGGCCACGGCACCTTGGTCGAGCTGGTGGAGGCTGGCAGAACCCTAGATGTGGATCAACTCGGAAGTTGCTTCAACGGTTCCGGGACAGATGCAGGAAAATGA
- a CDS encoding related to DNA repair helicase ERCC6 codes for MASEDTVSDNREVDKAALLDRMVAAAQQSASQDEEDKEEQPNTEGLNEEDALRNLTGTVRDQNDLERDITLQANAALNEAEDKKDQNRIEKLEATKHRLQLQLDKEKKRLDKVAHSNVYQTRNIQKEITKLDEEIRQVSNDISDFQARIKKRHEESSVDDSIKSKSTRLPGESHRDFLIRTGKITPFAKIGGPRPAGIQGQLADTILDAEEEAAAEQLGGELEGPASHQRLRRPGFADELDSEPEPPQPAPAVESEFSLRPRKKRRVQKERSPSADFEPEASGSESHDDDVWKQGNEDDLIRERRRQTKAKTKAADQEQIDLSKIDDGNEAHFKARLNDWVTRRSRARRARKQAVDVSADTGESDEEEEEWFKPAPDFPDYNFGDDLKLPGDIHPSLFGYQKTGVQWLAELYKQNVGGIIGDEMGLGKTVQLIAFIAALHYSKKLRRPVIVVAPATLLRQWVSEFHRWWPPLRVSILHASGSGMMNPKFEDEYDLDHFQPLATKSEKAAQRIVNGVVKSGHVLVTTYTGLQTYAETLLPVQWDYAVLDEGHKIRNPNAEITVTCKELNTPNRVILSGTPVQNNLTELWSLFDFIYPMRLGTLVNFRAQFEIPIRQGGYANASNLQVMTAEKCAEALKETIGEYLLQRLKIDVASDLPEKTEQVLFCKLTDGQHKAYETFIKSDEVSAILNRRRQSLYGIDILRKICNHPDLLDKTLAKKAGYDFGNPKLSAKLQLTKDLLQKVMIPNGHKTLLFSQGKQMLNIIEKCISECGISYVRMDGETPVDQRQPMIDRFNESPDIHVFLMTTRTGGLGTNLTGADRIIIFDPDWNPSTDLQARERAWRLGQKKPVKIYRLMTEGTIEEKIYHRQIFKQFMTNKVLKDPKQRSSYDLSDLYDLFSYNTGEDASANRSELFKKAEVELPSGDGEQGQTSEPAQNIAAGADVESKELRQMGLVAAMEDFREDKSVHDEKRMLDGIFAKSVNNAYDHEAIVNGPQKAKADISVLQQEANMVARQAAAHLRQAGAEARRVPIGTVTWTGEVGQAGRPGANRRRGGPSSAAIMSNLADRQGLDTGSGGSSRSGTPGADKNLKSKDFVAMIKTFINRHNGRVPSKMLVDHFNPYCPGKKQSDEFKAALDKVAVLNKTGGAGRGIWTLKPGVK; via the coding sequence ATGGCATCTGAAGATACGGTCTCAGATAATCGAGAAGTCGACAAAGCAGCACTTCTTGATCGAATGGTTGCTGCTGCACAACAAAGCGCatctcaagatgaagaagacaaagaggaGCAGCCCAACACCGAAGGTCtcaatgaagaagatgcgCTGCGCAATCTGACTGGCACCGTAAGAGATCAGAATGACCTGGAACGCGACATCACACTCCAAGCCAATGCTGCACTCAACGAAgctgaggacaagaaggatcaAAACCGCATCGAAAAGTTGGAAGCCACCAAGCATCgacttcagcttcaactggacaaagagaagaagcgccTAGACAAAGTTGCTCACAGCAATGTCTACCAAACTCGAAACATCCAGAAGGAAATCACAAAACTCGATGAAGAAATCAGACAAGTGAGCAATGACATATCTGATTTCCAGGCACGAATAAAGAAGCGTCATGAAGAAAGCTCTGTGGACGATTCAATCAAGTCCAAATCTACTAGGCTTCCTGGTGAAAGCCACCGTGACTTTCTGATTCGGACCGGAAAGATTACACCATTTGCCAAGATTGGAGGACCACGACCTGCCGGAATTCAAGGCCAACTCGCCGATACGATTCTggatgcagaagaagaggcagcaGCTGAACAACTTGGAGGGGAACTTGAAGGACCTGCTTCGCATCAACGACTTCGCAGACCTGGATTTGCTGACGAGCTTGATTCGGAACCCGAACCCCCTCAACCAGCCCCAGCTGTTGAGAGCGAGTTCTCACTAAGGCCAAGGAAAAAACGTCGGGTTCAAAAGGAACGTAGCCCGTCTGCGGACTTTGAGCCCGAAGCATCCGGTTCTGAATCTCACGACGATGATGTCTGGAAGCAAGGGAACGAGGATGATCTAATTAGAGAGCGACGCCGTCAGACAAAAGCCAAGACTAAGGCTGCCGATCAAGAGCAGATCGATCTCAGTAAGATCGACGATGGCAATGAAGCCCATTTCAAGGCCCGGTTAAACGACTGGGTGACTCGAAGAAGTCGTGCACGGAGGGCTCGGAAGCAAGCGGTCGACGTGTCTGCTGATACAGGAgagagtgatgaagaagaggaagaatggtTCAAACCGGCTCCTGACTTTCCCGACTACAACTTTGGTGACGATCTGAAGCTGCCTGGAGATATTCATCCTTCGCTTTTCGGATACCAAAAAACAGGCGTGCAGTGGCTTGCCGAACTTTATAAGCAAAATGTCGGAGGCATCATTGGTGATGAAATGGGCCTGGGAAAGACTGTACAGCTTATTGCCTTCATCGCAGCTCTCCACTACAGCAAAAAGCTACGCCGTCCTGTCATTGTTGTTGCGCCTGCTACACTTCTGCGACAATGGGTGAGTGAATTCCACCGCTGGTGGCCACCACTTCGCGTGTCCATCTTGCACGCCTCTGGTAGTGGTATGATGAACCCCAAGTTCGAAGACGAGTATGATCTGGATCATTTCCAGCCCTTAGCCACCAAGTCAGAAAAGGCTGCTCAAAGAATCGTCAACGGAGTCGTCAAGAGTGGGCATGTCTTGGTAACGACGTACACTGGCCTTCAGACATACGCCGAGACTTTGCTGCCAGTTCAATGGGACTACGCAGTTTTGGATGAAGGACACAAAATCCGCAACCCAAACGCCGAAATTACTGTTACTTGCAAGGAACTCAACACGCCGAACCGTGTTATTCTCTCGGGAACACCAGTCCAGAATAACTTGACCGAACTGTGGTCACTCTTCGACTTTATTTATCCTATGCGGTTGGGAACCCTCGTCAATTTCAGAGCCCAATTCGAGATCCCGATTCGTCAAGGTGGCTATGCCAACGCATCTAATCTGCAGGTCATGACGGCAGAGAAATGCGCAGAAGCATTGAAAGAAACAATCGGAGAATATCTACTTCAGCGTTTGAAGATCGATGTCGCATCCGATCTCCCGGAAAAAACAGAGCAAGTATTGTTTTGCAAATTGACTGATGGCCAGCATAAGGCGTATGAGACTTTCATCAAATCGGATGAGGTCTCGGCCATCTTGAATCGAAGACGACAATCACTTTACGGCATTGATATATTGCGCAAGATCTGTAACCACCCAGATCTGCTCGACAAGACTCTTGCAAAGAAGGCTGGCTACGATTTTGGGAACCCCAAGCTATCTGCGAAACTGCAGCTCACAAAAGATCTCTTACAAAAGGTCATGATTCCCAACGGACACAAGACGCTCCTCTTCTCGCAAGGTAAACAAATGTTGAACATTATTGAGAAGTGCATTAGCGAATGTGGAATCTCTTACGTACGAATGGATGGAGAGACACCCGTTGACCAGCGTCAGCCAATGATTGATAGATTCAACGAAAGTCCGGATATTCATGTCTTCCTCATGACAACTCGTACTGGAGGATTGGGAACAAATCTCACTGGTGCTgatcgcatcatcatctttgaccCTGACTGGAATCCTTCAACAGATCTCCAAGCTCGAGAAAGAGCATGGAGACTCGGTCAGAAGAAGCCGGTAAAAATCTACAGACTTATGACGGAAGGGACCATCGAAGAGAAGATCTATCATCGCCAGATTTTCAAGCAGTTCATGACGAACAAAGTTCTGAAGGATCCGAAGCAGCGCAGCAGTTATGACCTGTCAGACCTCTACGATCTCTTTAGCTACAACACAGGGGAAGATGCGAGTGCCAACCGAAGCGAGCTCTTCAAGAAAGCAGAAGTTGAACTTCCTTCCGGCGATGGCGAACAGGGGCAAACGTCAGAACCAGCTCAGAATATAGCAGCCGGAGCAGACGTGGAGAGCAAAGAGCTCCGGCAGATGGGCCTGGTAGCTGCTATGGAAGACTTCCGAGAAGACAAGTCTGTCCACGATGAGAAGCGCATGCTGGACGGTATCTTCGCCAAGTCAGTCAACAATGCCTACGACCACGAGGCTATTGTGAACGGGCCCCAGAAAGCAAAGGCGGACATATCTGTTCtgcaacaagaagcaaataTGGTAGCCCGCCAGGCTGCAGCACACCTTCGCCAAGCTGGCGCAGAGGCGCGAAGAGTTCCCATAGGTACTGTTACATGGACTGGCGAGGTCGGCCAGGCTGGCCGCCCTGGAGCTAATCGTCGCCGCGGAGGGCCAAGCTCAGCAGCCATCATGAGTAACCTGGCAGATCGCCAGGGTCTTGATACAGGGAGTGGGGGAAGTTCTCGTTCCGGAACTCCTGGCGCAGACAAGAATTTAAAGTCCAAAGACTTTGTGGCCATGATCAAAACATTCATCAACCGCCACAATGGTCGAGTCCCCAGCAAGATGTTGGTAGACCACTTCAATCCCTACTGCCCCGGCAAGAAGCAGAGCGACGAGTTCAAAGCTGCTCTGGATAAGGTTGCAGTATTGAACAAAACTGGAGGTGCTGGTAGAGGAATATGGACACTCAAGCCAGGCGTAAAATAA
- a CDS encoding probable 40S ribosomal protein S14, with protein MAPKKTTTRAPQENISLGPSVRDGELVFGVARIFASFNDTFVHVTDLSGRETITRVTGGMKVKADRDESSPYAAMLAAQDVAARCKELGINALHIKIRATGGNGTKTPGPGAQSALRALARAGMKIGRIEDVTPTPSDSTRRKGGRRGRRL; from the exons ATGGCTCCCAAGAAGACCACCACCCGCGCTCCCCAGGAGAACATCTCCCTCGGACCCTCCGTTCGCGATG GCGAGCTGGTCTTCGGCGTTGCCCGTATCTTCGCCTCCTTCAACGATACCTTCGTCCATGTCACCGATCTGAG TGGCCGTGAGACCATCACCCGTGTTACTGGTGGTatgaaggtcaaggccgacCGTGACGAGTCCTCCCCCTACGCTGCCATGTTGGCTGCCCAGGACGTCGCTGCCCGCTGCAAGGAGCTTGGCATCAACGCTCTTCACATCAAGATCCGTGCCACTGGTG GTAACGGTACCAAGACCCCCGGTCCCGGTGCCCAGTCTGCTCTCCGTGCCCTCGCCCGTGCTGGCATGAAGATTGGCCGAATTGAGGACGTTACCCCTACCCCCTCCGACTCTACCCGCAGAAAGGGTGGTCGCCGTGGTCGTCGTCTCTAA
- a CDS encoding probable 60s ribosomal protein L7 subunit yields MGATVPTNDQILVPETLLKKRKSQEKARAERTDAVEKKKAANKEKRQVIFKRAEKYVQEYRDAEREKIRLHRVAKAEDSAFVPAESKLIFVVRIKGINKMPPKPRKILQLLRLLQINNGVFVKVTKAITEMLKVVEPWIAYGYPNLKTVKELVYKRGYGKVNKQRVALTDNAIVEENLGKYGIVCVEDLIHEIFTVGPNFKQASNFLWPFKLSNPTGGFRPRKFKHFIEGGDLGNREEAINALVRQMN; encoded by the exons ATGGGTGCTAC CGTTCCTACCAACGACCAGATCCTGGTCCCCGAgacccttctcaagaagcgcaagtctCAGGAGAAGGCCCGCGCTGAGCGCACCGACgccgttgagaagaagaaggct GccaacaaggagaagcgtCAGGTCATCTTCAAGCGTGCTGAGAAGTACGTCCAGGAGTACCGTGATGCTGAGCGTGAGAAGATCCGTCTTCACCGCGTCGCCAAGGCCGAGGACTCTGCCTTCGTTCCTGCTGAGTCTAAGCTGATCTTCGTTGTCCGCATCAAGGGTATCAACAAGATGCCCCCCAAGCCCCGCAAgatcctccagctcctccgTCTCCTTCAGATCAACAACGGTGTTTTCGTCAAGGTCACTAAGGCCATCactgagatgctcaaggtcGTCGAACCCTGGATCGCCTACGGTTACCCCAACCTGAAGACCGTCAAGGAGCTCGTCTACAAGCGCGGTTACGGAAAGGTCAACAAGCAGCGTGTTGCCCTCACCGACAACGCCATCGTTGAGGAGAACCTCGGCAAGTACGGCATTGTCTGtgttgaggatctcatccACGAGATCTTCACCGTCGGCCCCAACTTCAAGCAGGCCTCCAACTTCCTCTGGCCCTTCAAGCTCTCCAACCCCACTGGTGGCTTCCGCCCCCGCAAGTTCAAGCACTTCATCGAGGGTGGTGACCTTGGCAACCGCGAGGAGGCTATCAACGCTCTCGTCCGCCAGATGAACTAA
- a CDS encoding related to iron transport protein: MARIHCANAQSTANSFIQLARRSYITTPQTSTPLEFLIPRCTPPSRLRTPHITVAQSRTYAHPRRSWDFRSRETATRQFSTTAIREKTRAILNPQQDEDGNEMMLEITERAAKRLNKIMEKDGNPNLALRIQVESGGCHGFQYLMSLVTLPAKDAAEWSSIVNEDDTIFQYIPDDADPATTSEEGPKIILDEPSLDLLKGSKVDFTMELIGSQFKIIDNPLATSSCGCGTSFDIKM; the protein is encoded by the exons ATGGCTCGTATTCACTGCGCTAATGCGCAATCGACCGCCAATTCTTTTATTCAACTCGCACGACGAAGCTACATAACGACGCCCCAGACGTCAACGCCTCTCGAGTTCCTTATTCCACGATGCACTCCCCCATCTCGACTACGAACCCCTCATATCACTGTTGCGCAATCCAGAACATATGCTCATCCCAGACGGTCGTGGGACTTTAGATCAAGGGAAACAGCTACGAGGCAATTCTCGACTACTGCTATCCGAGAGAAGACGCGGGCTATACTGAATCCCCAacaagatgaggatggcaatGAGATGATGCTGGAGATTACTGAACGAGCTGCCAAG CGTCTAAACAAGATCATGGAAAAGGATGGCAACCCAAACCTTGCCCTAAGGATTCAAGTCGAGAGTGGTGGTTGCCATGGCTTCCAATATCTCATGAGCCTTGTTACTTTACCAGCCAAGGACGCCGCCGAGTGGTCATCTATCGTGAACGAGGACGATACAATTTTTCAGTACATCCCCGATGACGCTGATCCGGCCACAACCTCGGAAGAAGGCCCCAAGATCATTCTTGACGAGCCGTCTCTCGACCTCCTCAAGGGCAGCAAAGTCGACTTTACAATGGAGTTGATCGGCTCGCAgttcaagatcattgataACCCACTTGCTACCAGTAGCTGTGGTTGTGGCACAAGCTTTGATATCAAGATGTAG
- a CDS encoding related to translation initiation factor eIF3, translating into MSRFFRGGDDSSSDSSSDEEELYSEEEEEEEQQDSQEDSSEADSDDSSSDDEGGRGINKFLKDASSDSEDSDDEVRAKVKSAKDKRLDELESSIKQIENGQKNGDWTLISAEYEKLNRQVAKLPGSRPPKLYIRILAELEDFMNESLAKQKVTPKKMNAIQARSLNAVKQKVKKTNKEYQTQIDAYRADKDGFMESSDNEPVAPAPKPKKVSLQVDAAPTEEGDDDGFATVGKGGRTLQYTPESIFKHLRTIMESRGKKNTDRTEQIKTMEKLHEIANTPYQKIRVLLTLVSTRFDVGSGGAAAMSVEHWKAAEKELSSLLQVLEDNHDYVVVENAEEWDDDEKPPTLQEGEKHIKVPGSIVSYIERLDDELVRSLQSIDPHTSEYIERLQDEGALYNIIFRGLLYYEYLRKDDSLEIPQDSVNRIVMRRLEHVYFKPAQVVKTFEENCWKVVGETVESVITPRDQAQNAGNLVNVLCNYLFSNSDGIIRARAMLCQVYFLALHGEYYKARDMMLMSHLQENIPNFDVQSQILYNRTLVQVGLCAFRKGLVYEAQNTLQEICGSGRQKELLAQGVMMQRYNQVSPEQERLEKQRQLPFHMHINLELLECVYLTCSMLLEIPLLAQTGSSPDVKKRVISKTYRRMLEYHERQIFTGPPENTRDHVMQASKALAAGEWKKSIDFIHSIKIWDLMPSAEEIKTMLSKQIQEEGLRTYLFTYAPFYDTLSIETLSAMFELDSTKVAAVISKMISHEELAASLDQVTSTVIFRKGVELSRLQSLALALSDKASALIESNERTLEQKTQGTSNAFERQGGRGRGGQRRGGGQGRGGARAGGNTQRQAGGTQFTGGALGAAVRG; encoded by the exons ATGTCTCGATTTTTCCGCGGCGGCGACGACAGCTCTAGCGACAGCTccagcgacgaggaggagctctactccgaggaggaggaggaggaggagcagcaaGACTCCCAGGAGGATTCTTCCGAGGCCGACAGCGACGACTCGAGCAGCGATGACGAGGGCGGCCGAGGAAtcaacaagttcttgaagGACGCATCCTCCGATAGCGAAGACAGCGACGATGAAGTACGAGCCAAAGTCAAGTCCGCCAAGGACAAGCGCCTCGATGAGTTAGAATCATCCATCAAGCAAATCGAGAACGGTCAAAAGAACGGCGACTGGACACTCATCTCTGCCG AATATGAGAAGCTCAACCGTCAGGTCGCTAAGCTGCCTGGCAGCAGACCCCCCAAGCTTTACATCCGTATCCTTGCCGAGCTAGAGGACTTTATGAATGAGTCTCTCGCTAAGCAGAAGGTTACacccaagaagatgaacgcCATCCAAGCCCGATCTCTCAACGCCGTTAAGcaaaaggtcaagaagaccaacaagGAGTACCAGACCCAAATCGATGCCTACCGAGCGGACAAGGATGGTTTCATGGAGTCGTCGGACAACGAGCCCGTTGCCCCTGCCCCTAAGCCCAAGAAGGTTTCTCTCCAGGTCGACGCTGCTCCTACTGAGGAGGGCGACGACGATGGTTTCGCTACCGTTGGCAAGGGTGGACGCACACTCCAGTACACCCCCGAGAGCATCTTCAAGCACCTGCGAACCATCATGGAGTCCcgaggaaagaagaacaccGACCGAACAGAGCAGATCAAGACTATGGAGAAGCTCCACGAGATCGCCAACACACCCTACCAAAAGATCCGTGTTCTCCTTACCCTGGTTTCTACTCGCTTCGATGTTGGCTCTGGCGGCGCTGCCGCCATGTCTGTTGAGCACtggaaggctgctgagaaggagctCTCAAGCCTTCTCCAAGTTCTCGAGGACAACCACGACTATGTCGTTGTCGAGAACGCTGAGGAGtgggatgacgacgagaagCCCCCTACCCTGCAGGAGGGTGAGAAGCACATCAAGGTCCCTGGCAGCATTGTCTCCTACATCGAGCGTCTTGATGACGAGCTCGTCCGCTCCCTCCAGAGCATCGACCCTCACACCTCCGAGTACATCGAGCGATTGCAAGACGAGGGTGCTCTCTACAACATCATCTTCCGCGGCCTCCTCTACTATGAGTACCTCCGAAAGGATGACTCGCTTGAGATTCCCCAGGATAGCGTGAACCGAATTGTTATGCGCCGCTTGGAACACGTCTACTTCAAG CCCGCCCAAGTTGTCAAGACCTTTGAGGAGAACTGCTGGAAGGTCGTTGGCGAGACCGTCGAGTCTGTCATCACCCCCCGCGACCAAGCTCAGAACGCTGGCAACCTCGTCAATGTTCTCTGCAACTAcctcttcagcaacagcgaCGGTATTATCCGTGCCCGAGCCATGCTGTGCCAGGTTTACTTCCTCGCCCTCCACGGCGAGTACTACAAGGCTCGTgatatgatgttgatgtcccATCTTCAGGAGAACATCCCCAACTTTGATGTGCAGAGCCAAATTCTTTACAACCGCACTCTGGTGCAAGTTGGTCTTTGTGCTTTCCGCAAGGGTCTCGTTTACGAGGCCCAGAACACTCTCCAGGAGATCTGCGGCAGTGGTCGCCAGAAGGAGTTGCTCGCTCAGGGTGTCATGATGCAGCGATACAACCAAGTGTCTCCTGAGCAGGAGCGTCTTGAGAAGCAGCGACAACTGCCCTTCCACATGCACATCAACCTCGAGCTCCTCGAGTGTGTGTACTTGACATGCAGCATGCTCCTCGAGATTCCTCTGCTGGCCCAGACTGGATCATCTCCTGATGTCAAGAAGCGAGTGATCAGCAAGACCTACCGTCGCATGTTGGAGTACCATGAGAGACAAATCTTCACTGGTCCTCCTGAGAACACCCGTGACCACGTGATGCAAGCGTCCAAGGCCTTGGCTGCGGGTgagtggaagaagtcgaTTGACTTCATCCACAGCATCAAGATCTGGGACTTGATGCCCAGCGCCGAGGAGATCAAGACCATGCTCTCCAAGCAGATCCAGGAGGAGGGTCTGCGAACATACCTCTTCACCTACGCCCCTTTCTACGACACCCTCTCCATCGAAACCCTCAGCGCCATGTTCGAGCTTGACTCGACCAAGGTTGCGGCAGTGATCAGCAAGATGATCAGCCACGAGGAGCTCGCTGCCTCTCTGGACCAAGTCACATCCACCGTCATCTTCCGCAAGGGTGTCGAGCTCAGCCGTCTCCAATCGCTTGCCCTCGCGCTATCAGACAAGGCTAGCGCGCTCATCGAGAGCAACGAGCGAACTCTGGAGCAAAAGACACAAGGAACTTCAAATGCATTCGAGAGACAAGgaggccgaggccgaggaggaCAGAGACGGGGTGGTGGACAGGGCCGAGGAGGAGCCCGAGCAGGTGGCAACACGCAGCGACAAGCTGGTGGAACACAGTTCACGGGTGGTGCGCTGGGAGCGGCTGTCCGGGGTTAA
- a CDS encoding related to ribosomal protein S10 has product MMRQSIRPLRAFSLTFVPVRGVMDCPPNTGLTALHLKPLKREAEHGIPSCDLQLRSYSVQPLEFFSDFALRAAYYLGLPAYGPVPLPRITERWTVPRDNFIFKKSQENFERKTLRRLIQIRDGNPETVQLWLAYLRKHQLYGVGMKANMWEFSELGVGKKMDALPEAEKGEIDAKWSHLGQTKTIGTVEKVEELLNQRRFREAAGLRVPPTTSV; this is encoded by the exons ATGATGCGCCAAAGTATTAGACCCTTGCGGGCTTTCTCG CTAACATTTGTGCCAGTCCGAGGTGTCATGGATTGCCCGCCGAACACAGGCCTCACT GCTCTACACCTCAAGCCTCTGAAGCGCGAGGCCGAGCACGGCATCCCCTCGTGCGATCTCCAGCTCCGATCCTACAGCGTCCAGCCTCTCGAATTCTTCTCCGACTTTGCCCTCCGCGCCGCCTACTACCTCGGCCTGCCCGCCTACGGCCCCGTGCCTCTCCCCCGCATCACAGAGCGTTGGACCGTCCCCCGAgacaacttcatcttcaagaagtcGCAGGAGAACTTTGAGCGAAAGACGCTACGACGGCTTATACAGATCCGCGACGGTAACCCCGAGACGGTGCAGCTGTGGCTGGCGTACCTGCGCAAGCACCAGCTCTACGGCGTGGGAATGAAAGCCAACATGTGGGAGTTTAGCGAGCTGGGCGTCGGTAAGAAGATGGATGCACTGCCGGAGGCGGAGAAGGGTGAGATTGATGCCAAGTGGTCGCATCTTGGACAGACGAAGACGATTGGCACGGTGGAAAAGGTCGAGGAGTTGCTTAACCAGCGGAGGTTCCGTGAGGCTGCTGGCTTGAGGGTCCCTCCTACGACGAGCGTGTAA